TACAAAATTTACGATGAAAGTTGTACTActaaaattgaagaaaaagatATTTTGCTCGAACAAACCATAAAATTTGCCAAAGATATAATTCCATTGACAATACCACCGAGCACAAATACTATATCCAATCCTGTTTACTATACAGTTAAATCAAGCAAACAGACTAAAAGAAAACATGGGTCTTGTGAACATAAACCAAAGCATGCAGATGTTAAACTTAATGAGGTAAAATTAAAACGTGAAACCGGAGTCAAACAAGAGAGAAAACGAGCCAAAGGAAGAAATGTGGATTCCTCGAGCCGTTCTTCccaaaataatacaatagatGACACCAACGAAAATCATTCGTTATGCTGTTCTTTATCCGAAATATCAGatcaaaaacatttgaaagaATCTCATGAAAGAAAATCGAGGAGAAAAgatattcgaaaaataatacCTTCAGACACCTTTGAAGCTGTTGCAACTGAATACATTAATACAAatgattcaaatattaaaattcatcttatgaacgaaaaagaaaaacaattgctGTGTGACAGT
The window above is part of the Vanessa tameamea isolate UH-Manoa-2023 chromosome 18, ilVanTame1 primary haplotype, whole genome shotgun sequence genome. Proteins encoded here:
- the LOC135193802 gene encoding uncharacterized protein LOC135193802; protein product: MTETQKCQHTYKIYDESCTTKIEEKDILLEQTIKFAKDIIPLTIPPSTNTISNPVYYTVKSSKQTKRKHGSCEHKPKHADVKLNEVKLKRETGVKQERKRAKGRNVDSSSRSSQNNTIDDTNENHSLCCSLSEISDQKHLKESHERKSRRKDIRKIIPSDTFEAVATEYINTNDSNIKIHLMNEKEKQLLCDSISAPVAKTMKELFLDLNVQSDVRDDIFHVHKLIETQSNKLDSVLEKLTRIENKIDNITKDQKTGRDDNFKTLKTSKLEEIGKDILNVKENFSSEEELAQVELLMKKTGKTSSVTSMATKDKDGTEDDFSKGENVPEYYKASTSQVIIKPERPNRIPARFCWTDTIKKK